From Serratia fonticola:
TGCCAGACGCTGTGCTCCGGCAATCCCTTCCGTGCCGCTGTACGCAGTAAAGATCTCCGGGGCGATCGCCCATAGCACAGCGATACCCAGCACGATCCAGGCCAGCCACAGGCTGAGCGGATAACGCCGCTGAGCGCGCCTGGCGGTGGGTAAACTACCTTCGGTTTCCCCACCGGACAGATCGCGTTCCGGCATCACGGATTTTTCCAACGGAATACTGCTCATCGGGTCGCTCCTGCATAGGTTTTCAGTCTGGGATCGAGCAGCGGGAACAGCAGATCGACCAACAGATTGAGGAAGACAAAGGCGGCGGCAGAGATCATCACCACCGCCTGTAACACCGCCACGTCCTGGTTCACGACCGCCTGCTGCGTCAGTTGCCCCAGGCCACTGCGGCCAAATACGGTTTCTGTGATCAATGCCCCGGCGATCAGTTCGCCAAACAGAATGCCCGCAATGGTCAGCACCGGCAGCATCGCGTTACGTGCCACATGCCGCCACAGCACTCCGCTACGGCTAGCCCCTTTGGCACGCGCCACCGCCACAAACGGCTGAGTTTGTACGCTATCGATGCTGCGGATCAGGATCTGCGCCAGCGGGGCAGAGATTGGGATTGCCAAGGTGGCGATCGGCAACAGCAGGCCAACCCACTCCCCAGGATTGATGATCGGCACCAGTTTCAGCCGGAATGAAAAGATCTGGATTAACACGATGCCAAGCCAGAAGGTTGGTACCGATACAAACAGCGCGGGCAGCGATTGCAGCGCCGACTTCAGCCAGCCAAAACCAATCAGATTGGAGACAAACGCAATGACCAGCGCCAACAGCAAGGCCAGGGTGAAACCCAGCACCGCTAATTGCAGAGTGGCGGGCAGGTTGGCAGCCAGCAAGGCACTTACCGGCACGCCGTTCTGGATCGAATAGCCCAAATCACCGCGCAGGAAATTCCCCAACGTATGCAGATATTGCTGCCACAGGGGCACATCGGCACCGTAGGCGGCGCGCATGTCGGCGATCTGAGCCGGGCTAAGCCCCATATCCGGATTCTGGAATTTAATCAGGATCGCGTCACCGGGCAGCACCTGCAGCAAGATAAACGACAGGGTGAATGCCGCCCACAGCACCAGCAACGCCTGCCCGGTTCGGCCACTCAGGTATTTCAGCATCTTTATCTCCTCGAATATGGCGTTGTGGCCCCTCACCCTAACCCTCTCCCACAGGGAGAGGGGACAATCCGTGCCTGACTTTGGCTTCGAACTAGCGGACGGAAACTAACGCGCTACAAACCAACGTCCGCACCTGACCACCACGCTGAACTGGCTCCCTCTCCTTTTTGGGGAGAGGGTTGGGGTGAGGGGTGCAAGCAGCTCGGGCTTAGCGTTTCTCTAACCACGCGCCATAGAAGCTTGGCCGACCCACCGCTTCAAAGTTGACGCCTTTCAGATAGGGAGCACCGGCAAAGACCTGCGGCTCTTCAAAGAACGGGATCACATAGGCCTGATCCAGCAGATACTTTTGAGCCTCACCGGCGATCTGCAAGCGCTTGGCCGGATCCACCTCAGAGGCGATCCCCAGCAGCAGTTGGTTCAGCGAGTTGTCGATAAATTTACTGTTCTGGCTGGTGCCACCCTGCTGCAACAGGCCATCACGATTGGTGGGATAAAACTGGCTTTTAATCACATCGGGATCGGCACGGCCCACTTCGACCACCGAAGCCGGGGTCTTTTGTGGATCGAGGTTATCCGCCACCCGGCTGCCCGCATCGCCTGCCAGAATATTCAGCCGCGCACCCACCTTGCCCCACTGTTGCGAGACCAATTGCAGCACCGCCTTGTTTTGCGGTTGCGGCAGCGACTCATACACCGTTAACAACAACTTTTTACCGTCTTTCTGGCGCAGACCATCGCTGCCCTTTTGCCAACCGGCGTCATCCAGCAGGCGGTTGGCCTTCGCCAGATCGAAGGTCAATTTATCGGAGAGATCGACAAAACCGGCTGCCGAGGAGGCGATCACCGATTTGGCTTGTGGATAGTTGGCGGAGAACAGCGTATCGACGATCTGTTTGCTGTCGGTGGCATGCAGCAGCGCTTGCCGCACGCGAATGTCGGCCACCAGCGGATTATCTGGTCGGAAGGCAATGCTGTCGTTGACGCCACGGGTTGGCGCGGCATAGATCGTAAAGCCCTGATCCTGGGTTTGCTTCTCATCGTAAGCCTGGATCTGGCGAATAAAGTCCGCCTGCCCGGCCTGCAACGCGCCAATCCGCACGCTGTCTTCCGGGGTGACGATCACCTTGATGGCATCCAGATTGGCCCGCCCTTGTTGAGCCAGCTTGGCTGGTCCCCAACGATAGTCTTGGCGTACGCTGAGATCGACCTCGCGCCCCAGGGTTTCACCGCTCACCACAAACGGACCAGAGCCGATAATATGGCGCGCATCACCCAGTTCATCGTATTGGCGGTTCAGCGTACTGAGCGATACTAGCCCAGAGCCGATGGTCGCCGTACCTTGCAGGAAGCCTGGGGACGAGCGTTTGAAATAGAATTTCACCGTCAGCGGATCGATGACCTCGCTGTGGTCATAGTTATTGATCACCTCGGAAACCGGCAAGCGCAGCGCTTTATTGCCTAGACCATAGGTATCAAAGTTCTTGGCTACCGCGTTGGCATCCAGCGGTGTCCCGTCGGAGAAGGTCACACCGGGGCGCAGTTTAAAAGTGTATACCGTTTTATCGGGGTTGCTGGACCAGGACTCGGCGATCCAGGGTTCGATCTCCAGCGTTTTCGGGTTCTGGTAGGTCAGCTTGTCGGTGATCTGGTTAAGGATACCGCCGTTGGGATAAAACCCGCCGGAAGGGGGATACAGGTTGGTATGAGCCTGCTGCTCCAGGTAGATCAGAGTGCCGCCCTGCACCGCCGCGATGGCCGGGCTCGCCGCAGCCGCAGCGCCTAATACCACTGCCAGTCCGCTGGTTAACGTCTTGAAAGGAAAATTAAACATGGGTGCCGTGCCTTCTTTATGTCGGTTTGTTATGGGTTAGATAACAAACCAAAACGGCACGGAGTTGAACGAACTAATTTAGCTAACTAATGATGAAAAAAGCAGTAACGCGCCAAGCAGTGGCTGGGCACGCCCCGTCAATCCACCTGATACTGCACAATCAACTGCCCTTTCTTCATCTTAACGGCGGTAATTTGCACCTTGCCCAACTCCGCCAGCGAACGCACATGGGTGCCTCCGCAGCCATAAGCAGGCAGATCGCCAAAACCAACCTGACGGACGCCTTGCTGTTCCTGTTGCCTGCGTGGCAAGTCGGCGGCGATCAAGTCCGTCAGCCGTTGTTGCAAATAGTCTGGTTGCAGTTGTGTTGCCTGTGCACCCGGAGCAAAGGTAATGCGCCCTTCCCCCGGCCAGTGGTGCGCTTTCACCGGCTGCCAGCCTTGGCCTTCCCCCAGCCAGCCAATCAGATGCCCGGCAGAATGCCAGCGGGTATGCAGGTGCCGTTGTTCCCCATCAATCTCTAGCGTGACCGGGCCACAAGGCAACGGCTCGGCCAGATAATGGAGCAGTTGATCGCCCTGCGCGGCAACACGTAATACCGCTACACCGCCGATCGTGCCGCTATCGCTCGGCTGCCCGCCGCCCTGAGGGTGAAACAGCGTGGCATCCAACTGCACCGCGTAGCTGCCATCCTCTTGCGCCGTGCAGGCCAGTACCTGAGCCTGGAGCTGCAAATCATCGTGATAATAATAAAGTCGTTCGGTCATGGGCTTTCTCCTGGTTATCGCCGTTATTATATTCGTGCCATAATCGGCTGATAATCCGTCTTCATTACAATGGACCTTTGCGCCGTGAGCACAAATCTTTCCACCGCACTGCTGGTTGAAATGGCTGTTTTTGTTCAGGTGGTGGAAAGCGGCAGCTTCTCCGCCGCCGCGCGCCAGTTAGGCAGCTCGCCTTCTGCCACCAGCCGCAGCGTTGCCAGGTTGGAACAAGCGCTGAACGTACGGCTGTTGCACCGCACCACCCGCAAACTGCGCCTGAGTGAGCAAGGCGAGGCCGTGTTTCAGCGCTGCCGCAGCATGCTGGATGCCGCCAACTCAGTGTTGACCATCAGCGGCCAGAGCAGCTCAGAGCCGGAAGGCACAATCAGCGTCAGCGTACCGAAGGCCGTCGGGCACTTTGTCCTGCACCCTCACATGCCAGAGTTCTTACGGCGCTACCCGCAGGTGGATGTCCATCTGCGGCTGGAGGACCGTTACATGGATCTGATCGACGATCGGGTCGATCTGGCGCTGCGCATCACCGACCGCCCGTCACCGGGCTTGATCGGCCGCCCGTTGATGACCATCGAACATTTGCTATGCGCCACTCCGCATTACCTGGCCCAACAGGGCACGCCGCGTCACCCGCGAGATCTGACGGAGCATAGCTGTATTTACCTGGGGGAGACGCCCAGCGACGCGCGCTGGCGTTTTCGCCGCAACGGCAAGACGGTTTCGGTCAATGTCCGGGGGCGCTATGCCGCCAACCATACCGGAGTTCGGTTGGACGCGGTGAAACAGCATATCGGTATCGGCAGCCTGCCCTACTTTACCGCCCACCAGGCGCTGGCCAGCGGTGAGATTGTGCAGGTGTTGCCAGAGTGGGATTTCCTCAGCAGCTATCATGGCGATCTGTGGCTGCTGTATGCCCCAACTCAGCATCTGCCCCCCAAGCTGAGAGTGTTTATTGATTATCTGGTGGCCAGTTTAGGCCAGGAACCCGCGTTAAAGCGCCTTGCGCAGGGTGATATTGATGCGGTGTGACCCCACCAGCGAATGATAGCCCTCTTTCACCGGCATGATGCCGTGGAAGCATAACCGTGACGGGCCGCCCCAGACCACCACGTCACCGTGGGCCAGCGGGATGCGCCGCGTTCTGTCGCTGCGTTGCAGGCCACCAAACTGAAAAACGGCCGGTAACCCCAGCGATACCGAAACGATCGGCGCCGTAAAATCATGCTCATCTTTATCCTGATGCAGTGAAAGCTTACTGCCCGGATCGTAGCGGTTCATCAGGCAGGAGTCCGGGACGTAATGACCGAACCCGGCCTGCAAGGCCGCTTCATCAGCCAATGCCAGCAAAATTCCCGGGATTTCTGGCCAACTTTTGCCGGTTCCGGGATCGCGTTGCGAATAGCGGTAGCCATTACTATCGCTGTTCCAGCCGTTGCCGCACCAGCTCATGGCCACCGACATGGTGAAACCGCCCGGCGTAGTCATATGCCGCCAAGGCACCTGTGCCACTACGTCGTTGACCGCCGCCAGCAGTTCCGGCCCGTGCTCGCGAACAAAACCGTGCAACACCACCGCCCCCGGCGCGATTTCCTCACGCCAGGGCGGCGGCAGCGCATCTTCAAACAGATCGATTGTCATCGCCTTTACCTGGATAAATACACAGGTATAATTCTAACCGCTTGGCCGTTGTTGTCCAGCCCGGCGTAATTCATTGTTGTTAGAGCTAAATAACCTTAGAGTAACCGCTGGATCTTAATCTATACCCTGATTTCAAGCTTCAGCTAGGCGGCCAGCTTGCTCATCCCTAGGAGCTTACTTTTAGTAAGTGACTAGGGTGAGCAAGCGCAGTCAACAACGCTGTAGTTTGAAAGACGACGGGTAAATAATCAGGAACGCTGGTGATCAAAGGCATCATACTTTCCGTCGTCGCTTCTCTGCTGTTCGGCGTGATGTATTACTACACCTCAATGCTAACCCCACTCGACGGCGAGGAAATCTATGGCTGGCGCACCCTGCTGACGCTGCCGTTTCTGACGCTGTTTATGCTGTTTTCCGGCGACTGGGCGCGGGTGAAAGAAATGCTGCACTGGCTACGGCAGCGCCCGCAACGCGTGCTGTTGCTGCTGCTCACCACCTCCATACTGGGAGTTCAGCTGTGGCTATTCCTCTGGGCACCGCTGCACGGCATGGCGCTGGATGTCTCACTCGGCTATTTCCTGCTGCCGCTGACCATGGTGTTGGCAGGGCGAGTGTTTTTCCGCGATCGCCTGTCTGTGCTGCAAAAGCTGGCGGCCCTATGTGCCTTGGTTGGCGTGGGTAATGAGCTGATACTGGTGGGCGGGGTTTCCTGGTCGACGCTGGTTGTCGCGTTAGGCTATCCCGTTTACTTTATTCTGCGCCGCCGCTTGGGCACCGATCATCTGGGCGGGCTGTGGTGTGAGCTGACGCTGATGCTGCCGGTCGCCGCGCTGTTTGCCCTTGGTGGCTCAGAACCGCTGGCGGCGCTGACGGCCAAACCGCTGCTGTATTTGCAGATCCCGCTGTTGGGCATTATCAGCGCGCTGGCGCTGGTGTGCTATATCCTGGCCAGCCGCCTGCTCCCCTTCAGCCTATTTGGCCTGCTGAGCTATGTAGAACCGGTGTTGCTGGTGATCGTCGCGCTGCTATTGGGTGAAACCATTAACGCTAACCAATGGCTGACCTATATCCCAATCTGGCTGGCGGTCATGTTGCTGGTGCTGGAAGGTGCGCACCATCTGCTACGCAGAAGAATGTAATGCTGAAAATTGGGCTCATTACGTAGGGCGAGGCTTGCAACTCAATGGGCGCAGCATGCGGCGCCCCTACGGCCGAGCATCTCCCCCCCCCGACAATTCATTGATTTTAAAAATAAATCAATGTTGTGACGGCGTCACCTTGCAACCAAAAACGCCCGCCAAAGCGGCGGCCTGAATGGCAAAGCGGCGTCAGCGTTTTTTGCAATTCCAGCTCAAACGTCTGTGCCTGCATATCCAGCTTGGTCACCCGCGCATCCATAAAATCAAAGTAGCAGCGCACCTGCGGGTAAAGCGCCTTAAACAGGCTTTCCTTGGCGGAAAACACCAGCGTCAACAGCAGGTTAAAAGGCTGTGGATGTTGTCGTAACCACTGGCATTCGTCCTCATTGACGATGCCGCTCCACAACTCTTCTGCTCGAGCTGGCGGGATCTGCGTTTCCACATCAATGCCCACGCCACCTGCCCCACTCTCATGCTGAGCGGCACACAGCGCCGTATCATTATTGTGGCTGATCGCCCCGGCAATCCCGGCGGGCCAGAGCGGTTCACGCTTCTCCCCACGTAATAAGGTGAAATTCTGATGCCCCAACTCTGCCAGCACCCAGCGCGCCAGATAGCGCCCGGCCAGATATTCCGCCTTACGTTTGGCGACTGCGGGTGCGACATGTTCAGGGAAATCGATACCGGCGGCAGCAAACAGATCGTCGTGATAATCCGCGACAGAGAAGTGACACTGCGCGATCAGGCCAGCAAAGCCGTCAACCGGCAATAATTCAGCATTGAGAATAAAAGAAGAGAGCACGTTTCATCCGTGATAAGGGGTCCGTTGAGACAGTATATACCGCGCGGCAGGCCGGGGCGAAACGGTTCGCCCCGGCAGCACGGTTAATGCAAGACGTCCTTCATGGTTTTTTCAAAGTCGCTCCAGGCGCAGAAGCCGTCTTTATCTACCGGGCAGCCTTCCAGCGCCAGGGTGACGCGCTGCGGCGGGGTGCTTAGCGTCAGCGGTTCGGCATTACGCAACTGCTCGGTTGATTGATAGACATACTCAATCTTCAACAGATCGCGATCGCCTTTGCCATCATGCCAGCGTTGGAACACCAGCTTGCCGCCAATCGGGGTCTTCTCATACTGCTTCGGCAATTCATACGGCTTGAACTTCATCGCTGATAGTAAGGAGGCGATGTTGGAATCATGCCCCACCAGCACGGTCAGCTTCGGAGAATCTGCCTTGCGCTCACTGATCAGCGCCGAATTGATGTAGGTCAGCAGCGGCTTGGCAACGTTCTGGGCAACGACCGACGAGGTGAACAGCGAATCCTGATAGCCATCTTTCAGCTTGGCCAACTGCTGCCACTGGTGCGGCGTCACTATCTTGCCCCAGGCCACGTCTTTCATCGGGAAGCCTTCGTAATATTGCAGCATAAAGGCATCCACCAGCGAGTTACCCACTTTCAGCGGGCCAGAAACGCCTGGCTCTTTCCCCGGCACCGCGCTCATTTTGTTCGGTTCAGTGGCCAGGTTGCACTGCTTGTCAGTCTTGCAGGCAGGAGAGTCTTTGTAGTCGATGATCTGCTCGAGCTGTTTGTAGGAGGCGTCCAGCTTCAGCGATGCCAGCTCGGCATTCATGGCGCTCAGCGCCTGCTGGTTAAAGGCTTCGCTGTTGTCGGTGATAATCGGGTTGAAGGTAGGATCCATCTCCCCCATTTTCTCCTGATGATGCACGCTGATATCACAGCCAGGGAACGCGCCGTTGGTAAAGAACTGCGCGGTGGCTACGGTGCGTTGCAGGCTGTTGGCATACACGTAAACGCTGTCAGCGGCCGGGCAACCTTCCTGCGGCAAAATGCCCGCCTGCTTGAGCCACGCGTTGAAATAGTGGCCCATATACACTTCCAGCACGCCGCCCTTGGTGGTCAGCAAGCCACCTGGCGTATCCCACTGTGGCCAGGCTTTCGGCGTGGACTGGGCTAACACGCTGCCGTTGTTCGCCAACGGTGCGCGCAGGTTATGGCGGCTCATTACCAGCACCTGTTCCAGTTGATAACCGTCGTTCTCGGCAAAGGCGGTGCCGCTAAACAGCAAAGGCAGGCAAAGTAATAACGTTTTTTTTCTCATCCGCAGAGGCTCCCTAAATATGATTATTTTGAATAGGTTAACGTTGGATTTGTATAATGACGGCGTTCGACATGAAAGTGTGTGACGGGCGTCACGGGGGAAGGGAATGCAACAGCGGCCATCCGTGGATGGCCGCCGATTAACTTAATACCACAGGCTAAGAATTGGCCAGCCGATCAACAGCAGCGCCGCGATATACACCACGCCGAGGATACCGCCAAGACGCCAGTAGTCTTTCGACTTCACATAGCCGCAGCCGTAGATGATTACCCCTGGGCCAGTGGCATACGGGGTCAATACCCCCATGATACCGATAGACAACACCAGCAGGATGGAAAGGTGCTCCATCGGCACGCCCGGCAAGCCTTTACCTACCGCCAGGATCATCGGCAGCATGGTCGCGGTGTGGGCCGACAGGCTGGCAAACAGGTAGTGCGCGTAGTAGAACACCAGTACCAGCAGGACGACCGTCATCTTCGGTGAGAAACCATCCAGATGGGTGCTCATGGTGGTGGCAAACCAGTCGATAAAGCCGGAACGGCTCAGGCCGCTGGCCATCACCACCAAGGTTGCCAGGTTAACCAGGGTATTCCAGGCGCTGGAGTATTTGGTGATGTCTTTCCAACTGACCACGTGCAGGGCAAGCATCAGCGATACCGCCAGCAAACACACCGTAGTCGCATCCACGATTTTACCGCCGAACACCCACAGGC
This genomic window contains:
- a CDS encoding alanyl-tRNA synthetase; translated protein: MTERLYYYHDDLQLQAQVLACTAQEDGSYAVQLDATLFHPQGGGQPSDSGTIGGVAVLRVAAQGDQLLHYLAEPLPCGPVTLEIDGEQRHLHTRWHSAGHLIGWLGEGQGWQPVKAHHWPGEGRITFAPGAQATQLQPDYLQQRLTDLIAADLPRRQQEQQGVRQVGFGDLPAYGCGGTHVRSLAELGKVQITAVKMKKGQLIVQYQVD
- a CDS encoding ABC transporter permease is translated as MLKYLSGRTGQALLVLWAAFTLSFILLQVLPGDAILIKFQNPDMGLSPAQIADMRAAYGADVPLWQQYLHTLGNFLRGDLGYSIQNGVPVSALLAANLPATLQLAVLGFTLALLLALVIAFVSNLIGFGWLKSALQSLPALFVSVPTFWLGIVLIQIFSFRLKLVPIINPGEWVGLLLPIATLAIPISAPLAQILIRSIDSVQTQPFVAVARAKGASRSGVLWRHVARNAMLPVLTIAGILFGELIAGALITETVFGRSGLGQLTQQAVVNQDVAVLQAVVMISAAAFVFLNLLVDLLFPLLDPRLKTYAGATR
- the agp gene encoding bifunctional glucose-1-phosphatase/inositol phosphatase — translated: MRKKTLLLCLPLLFSGTAFAENDGYQLEQVLVMSRHNLRAPLANNGSVLAQSTPKAWPQWDTPGGLLTTKGGVLEVYMGHYFNAWLKQAGILPQEGCPAADSVYVYANSLQRTVATAQFFTNGAFPGCDISVHHQEKMGEMDPTFNPIITDNSEAFNQQALSAMNAELASLKLDASYKQLEQIIDYKDSPACKTDKQCNLATEPNKMSAVPGKEPGVSGPLKVGNSLVDAFMLQYYEGFPMKDVAWGKIVTPHQWQQLAKLKDGYQDSLFTSSVVAQNVAKPLLTYINSALISERKADSPKLTVLVGHDSNIASLLSAMKFKPYELPKQYEKTPIGGKLVFQRWHDGKGDRDLLKIEYVYQSTEQLRNAEPLTLSTPPQRVTLALEGCPVDKDGFCAWSDFEKTMKDVLH
- a CDS encoding LysR family transcriptional regulator, with the protein product MSTNLSTALLVEMAVFVQVVESGSFSAAARQLGSSPSATSRSVARLEQALNVRLLHRTTRKLRLSEQGEAVFQRCRSMLDAANSVLTISGQSSSEPEGTISVSVPKAVGHFVLHPHMPEFLRRYPQVDVHLRLEDRYMDLIDDRVDLALRITDRPSPGLIGRPLMTIEHLLCATPHYLAQQGTPRHPRDLTEHSCIYLGETPSDARWRFRRNGKTVSVNVRGRYAANHTGVRLDAVKQHIGIGSLPYFTAHQALASGEIVQVLPEWDFLSSYHGDLWLLYAPTQHLPPKLRVFIDYLVASLGQEPALKRLAQGDIDAV
- a CDS encoding 4'-phosphopantetheinyl transferase family protein, giving the protein MLSSFILNAELLPVDGFAGLIAQCHFSVADYHDDLFAAAGIDFPEHVAPAVAKRKAEYLAGRYLARWVLAELGHQNFTLLRGEKREPLWPAGIAGAISHNNDTALCAAQHESGAGGVGIDVETQIPPARAEELWSGIVNEDECQWLRQHPQPFNLLLTLVFSAKESLFKALYPQVRCYFDFMDARVTKLDMQAQTFELELQKTLTPLCHSGRRFGGRFWLQGDAVTTLIYF
- the rarD gene encoding EamA family transporter RarD; its protein translation is MIKGIILSVVASLLFGVMYYYTSMLTPLDGEEIYGWRTLLTLPFLTLFMLFSGDWARVKEMLHWLRQRPQRVLLLLLTTSILGVQLWLFLWAPLHGMALDVSLGYFLLPLTMVLAGRVFFRDRLSVLQKLAALCALVGVGNELILVGGVSWSTLVVALGYPVYFILRRRLGTDHLGGLWCELTLMLPVAALFALGGSEPLAALTAKPLLYLQIPLLGIISALALVCYILASRLLPFSLFGLLSYVEPVLLVIVALLLGETINANQWLTYIPIWLAVMLLVLEGAHHLLRRRM
- a CDS encoding TIGR04028 family ABC transporter substrate-binding protein produces the protein MFNFPFKTLTSGLAVVLGAAAAASPAIAAVQGGTLIYLEQQAHTNLYPPSGGFYPNGGILNQITDKLTYQNPKTLEIEPWIAESWSSNPDKTVYTFKLRPGVTFSDGTPLDANAVAKNFDTYGLGNKALRLPVSEVINNYDHSEVIDPLTVKFYFKRSSPGFLQGTATIGSGLVSLSTLNRQYDELGDARHIIGSGPFVVSGETLGREVDLSVRQDYRWGPAKLAQQGRANLDAIKVIVTPEDSVRIGALQAGQADFIRQIQAYDEKQTQDQGFTIYAAPTRGVNDSIAFRPDNPLVADIRVRQALLHATDSKQIVDTLFSANYPQAKSVIASSAAGFVDLSDKLTFDLAKANRLLDDAGWQKGSDGLRQKDGKKLLLTVYESLPQPQNKAVLQLVSQQWGKVGARLNILAGDAGSRVADNLDPQKTPASVVEVGRADPDVIKSQFYPTNRDGLLQQGGTSQNSKFIDNSLNQLLLGIASEVDPAKRLQIAGEAQKYLLDQAYVIPFFEEPQVFAGAPYLKGVNFEAVGRPSFYGAWLEKR
- the alkB gene encoding DNA oxidative demethylase AlkB, with product MTIDLFEDALPPPWREEIAPGAVVLHGFVREHGPELLAAVNDVVAQVPWRHMTTPGGFTMSVAMSWCGNGWNSDSNGYRYSQRDPGTGKSWPEIPGILLALADEAALQAGFGHYVPDSCLMNRYDPGSKLSLHQDKDEHDFTAPIVSVSLGLPAVFQFGGLQRSDRTRRIPLAHGDVVVWGGPSRLCFHGIMPVKEGYHSLVGSHRINITLRKAL